A single region of the Solwaraspora sp. WMMD791 genome encodes:
- a CDS encoding trehalose-6-phosphate synthase, translating into MTVRSSFVVVANRLPVDEVTTPEGRQWRRSPGGLVTALHPVLAQHHGTWVGWAGGAGAAPDPFDLEGIRLHPVPLSAEELERYYEGQSNATIWPLYHDAVETPAFKRRWREAYRVVNARFAEAAAEVADEGATVWVQDYQLQLVPAMLREIRPDLRIGFFLHIPFPPIELFMQMPQRAEILRGLLGADLVGFQQRLAAQNFVRLARHLLGLRYEGQMIQVDGRKVKAGAFPISIDVPEMERMAHDPSVQARAKQIRAELGDPKTVILGVDRLDYTKGIELRLKAFRELLADGKLTVPDAVMVQVATPSRERVEHYQALRVKVEREVGRINGEFGRVGVPAVHYLHQSYSRSELAALYRAADVMMVTPLRDGMNLVAKEYVAARADTGGALVLSEFAGAATELRQAFLCNPHDPDGVKDALLRAVHVDSSEARRRMRIMQRHLRTHDVGHWARSFLTELGVPETEE; encoded by the coding sequence GTGACGGTTCGGAGCTCGTTCGTAGTGGTCGCCAACCGCCTACCGGTGGACGAGGTGACCACGCCCGAAGGACGCCAGTGGCGTCGCAGCCCCGGCGGGCTGGTGACCGCCCTGCATCCGGTGCTCGCCCAGCATCATGGCACCTGGGTGGGCTGGGCCGGCGGCGCGGGAGCCGCGCCGGATCCCTTCGATTTGGAGGGTATCCGGCTGCACCCGGTGCCGTTGAGCGCCGAGGAGTTGGAACGCTACTACGAAGGCCAGTCCAACGCCACCATCTGGCCGCTGTACCACGACGCGGTGGAGACACCCGCGTTCAAACGCCGCTGGCGGGAGGCGTACCGGGTGGTCAACGCCCGGTTCGCCGAGGCGGCCGCCGAGGTCGCCGACGAAGGTGCCACCGTCTGGGTGCAGGACTATCAGTTGCAGCTGGTGCCGGCGATGCTCCGAGAGATCCGGCCCGACCTACGCATCGGGTTCTTCCTGCACATCCCGTTTCCGCCGATCGAGCTGTTCATGCAGATGCCGCAGCGGGCCGAGATCCTGCGTGGCCTGCTCGGCGCCGACCTGGTCGGCTTCCAGCAGCGGCTGGCCGCGCAGAACTTCGTCCGGCTGGCCCGGCACCTGCTGGGGCTGCGCTACGAGGGCCAGATGATCCAGGTCGACGGACGCAAGGTGAAGGCCGGCGCGTTCCCCATCTCGATCGACGTACCCGAGATGGAGCGGATGGCCCACGACCCGTCGGTACAGGCGCGGGCCAAGCAGATCCGGGCCGAGCTGGGGGATCCGAAGACCGTCATCCTCGGGGTGGACCGGCTGGACTACACCAAGGGCATCGAACTGAGGCTGAAGGCCTTCCGCGAACTTCTTGCTGACGGAAAGCTGACAGTTCCGGACGCGGTTATGGTGCAGGTCGCCACGCCCAGTCGCGAGCGGGTCGAGCACTACCAGGCACTTCGGGTCAAGGTGGAGCGCGAAGTTGGTCGGATTAATGGTGAATTCGGCCGGGTGGGTGTGCCCGCCGTGCACTACCTGCACCAGTCGTACAGTCGCAGTGAACTCGCCGCGCTCTACCGCGCGGCCGATGTGATGATGGTGACACCACTGCGAGACGGAATGAACCTGGTGGCCAAGGAGTACGTCGCGGCTCGCGCCGACACCGGCGGGGCACTCGTGCTCAGCGAGTTCGCCGGTGCCGCGACGGAGCTGCGGCAAGCGTTCCTGTGCAACCCGCACGACCCGGACGGCGTCAAGGACGCGTTGCTGCGGGCGGTGCACGTCGACAGTTCCGAGGCCCGGCGGCGGATGCGGATCATGCAACGCCACCTGCGGACCCATGACGTCGGCCACTGGGCCCGCTCCTTCCTCACAGAACTCGGTGTGCCCGAGACGGAGGAATGA
- the otsB gene encoding trehalose-phosphatase has protein sequence MKTSVLDGDVRAAADRIDPELRAAIGRIARMPILLVACDYDGTLAPIVEDPAKAVPLPESVAAVRALAALPQTTVAVVSSRALRDLAALSRLPSEVHLVGSHGSEFDIGFVERLAPEQLQVHSQLKRELRQLIKDRPGIRLEVKPASVAVHTRGADPQVAAEVVDAVRAGPASWPDVTVTQGKEVVELSVVATDKGTALDQIRTQTSASAVLFIGDSITDESAFANLHGPDVGVKIGDGETRADFRVAEPIDAARLLGVLLETRRNWLYGEHAVPIERHSMLANGRTIALLTPDARVTWLCHPRPDSSAIFADLLGGAPAGHFTVAPARGGLPLGQRYRPGTMTVETRWSGLTVTDWLDLPTAEPAVDDTVVPGADSTLVRVLTGTGQAQLEFAPRPEFGQVAVQLQPLGDGLLVLGSNEPVALYSPGVEWKVVDDGGRETARALVDLAALGGMLTMELRFGSHSLEHHTVPVQQRQSAAEQPWRDWVRDLKLPSTGRELVTRSALTLRGLCHEATGSILAAATTSLPEELGGVRNWDYRYCWLRDAAMSARALVDLGSLTEAEAFLRWVDGCVERTGGHPERLHPLYTVEGFELGAEAVIDTLPGYAGSRPVRVGNLANHQLQLDVFGPIADLLAVVADARGSVRDDEWRVLEAMVQAVERRWHEPDHGLWEARLAPRHHVFSKVMCWMTVDRALHMVRRHGGGERPEWVELRDRIGHNVLEYGWHEKAGAYTVAYGDEEMDASSLWIGLSGLLPDDDPRFLATVLKVEADLRSGPVVYRYRWDDGLPGREGGFHICTAWLIEAYLRTGRRSDAEELFEQMIDTAGPTGLLPEQYDPMAERGLGNHPQAYSHLGLIRCALLLDDMLKL, from the coding sequence ATGAAAACGTCCGTCCTTGACGGGGACGTACGCGCGGCCGCGGACCGGATCGATCCCGAGCTGCGCGCGGCGATCGGGCGGATCGCCCGGATGCCGATACTCCTGGTTGCCTGCGACTACGACGGCACACTCGCGCCGATCGTCGAGGACCCGGCCAAGGCCGTGCCGCTGCCGGAGTCGGTCGCGGCGGTACGCGCGTTGGCCGCCCTGCCGCAGACCACCGTCGCGGTGGTCTCCAGCCGGGCGCTGCGTGACCTGGCCGCACTGTCGCGGCTGCCCAGCGAGGTCCACCTGGTCGGCAGCCACGGTTCCGAATTCGACATCGGCTTCGTCGAACGGCTCGCCCCCGAGCAGTTGCAGGTGCACTCCCAGCTCAAGCGGGAGCTGCGGCAGCTGATCAAGGACCGGCCGGGAATCCGGCTGGAGGTCAAACCGGCCAGCGTCGCGGTGCACACCCGGGGCGCAGACCCGCAGGTCGCCGCCGAGGTGGTCGACGCGGTCCGGGCCGGGCCGGCCAGCTGGCCCGACGTCACCGTGACCCAGGGCAAGGAGGTGGTCGAGCTGTCGGTGGTCGCCACCGACAAGGGCACCGCCCTGGACCAGATCCGGACCCAGACCTCCGCCAGCGCGGTGCTGTTCATCGGCGACTCGATCACCGACGAGAGCGCCTTCGCCAACCTGCACGGCCCGGACGTCGGGGTCAAGATCGGCGACGGCGAGACCCGGGCCGACTTCCGGGTGGCCGAACCGATCGACGCCGCCCGGCTGCTCGGCGTACTGCTGGAGACCCGGCGCAACTGGCTCTACGGCGAGCACGCCGTACCGATCGAGCGGCACTCGATGCTCGCCAACGGGCGCACCATCGCCCTGCTCACCCCGGACGCCCGGGTCACCTGGCTGTGCCACCCCCGGCCGGACTCTTCGGCGATCTTCGCCGACCTGCTCGGCGGGGCACCGGCCGGCCACTTCACCGTCGCCCCGGCCCGGGGCGGACTGCCGCTGGGGCAGCGCTACCGGCCCGGCACGATGACCGTGGAGACCCGCTGGTCAGGATTGACCGTCACGGACTGGCTCGACCTGCCCACCGCCGAGCCGGCCGTCGACGACACCGTCGTCCCCGGCGCCGACTCCACCCTGGTACGGGTGCTCACCGGCACCGGCCAGGCCCAGTTGGAGTTCGCGCCCCGGCCCGAGTTCGGTCAGGTCGCCGTCCAGTTGCAGCCGCTCGGCGACGGGCTGCTGGTGCTCGGCTCCAACGAGCCGGTCGCGCTCTACTCCCCCGGCGTGGAGTGGAAGGTCGTGGACGACGGCGGCCGGGAGACCGCCCGGGCCCTGGTCGACCTGGCCGCGCTCGGCGGGATGCTCACCATGGAGCTGCGGTTCGGCTCGCACAGCCTGGAGCACCACACCGTACCGGTCCAGCAGCGGCAGTCCGCCGCCGAGCAGCCCTGGCGGGACTGGGTCCGTGACCTGAAGCTGCCCAGCACCGGCCGGGAGCTGGTCACCCGCAGCGCGTTGACGCTGCGCGGGTTGTGCCACGAGGCGACCGGGTCGATCCTCGCCGCCGCGACCACCTCCCTTCCGGAGGAGCTCGGTGGGGTCCGCAACTGGGACTACCGCTACTGCTGGCTGCGCGACGCGGCGATGAGCGCCCGCGCGCTGGTCGACCTCGGCTCGCTGACCGAGGCCGAGGCGTTCCTGCGCTGGGTGGACGGCTGCGTGGAACGCACCGGCGGGCACCCGGAGCGGCTGCACCCGCTCTACACGGTCGAGGGTTTCGAGCTGGGTGCCGAGGCCGTCATCGACACCCTGCCCGGCTACGCCGGTTCCCGCCCGGTCCGGGTCGGCAACCTGGCCAACCACCAGCTGCAGCTCGACGTGTTCGGTCCGATCGCCGACCTGCTCGCGGTGGTCGCCGACGCGCGCGGTTCCGTGCGCGACGACGAGTGGCGGGTGCTGGAGGCGATGGTGCAGGCGGTGGAGCGCCGCTGGCACGAGCCCGACCACGGCCTGTGGGAGGCGCGACTCGCCCCCCGGCACCACGTCTTCTCCAAGGTGATGTGCTGGATGACGGTGGACCGGGCGCTGCACATGGTGCGCCGCCACGGCGGTGGCGAACGGCCGGAGTGGGTCGAGCTGCGCGACCGGATCGGCCACAACGTGCTGGAGTACGGCTGGCACGAGAAGGCCGGCGCGTACACGGTCGCCTACGGCGACGAGGAGATGGACGCCTCGTCGCTGTGGATCGGGCTGTCCGGGCTGCTGCCCGACGACGACCCCCGGTTCCTGGCCACCGTCCTCAAGGTCGAGGCCGACCTGCGCAGCGGCCCGGTCGTCTACCGCTACCGCTGGGACGACGGCCTGCCCGGCCGGGAGGGTGGATTCCACATCTGCACCGCCTGGCTGATCGAGGCCTACCTGCGGACCGGGCGGCGCAGCGACGCCGAGGAACTGTTCGAGCAGATGATCGACACCGCCGGTCCGACCGGCCTGCTGCCCGAGCAGTACGACCCGATGGCCGAGCGCGGACTGGGCAACCATCCGCAGGCGTACAGCCATCTGGGTCTGATCCGGTGCGCCCTGCTGCTGGACGACATGCTCAAGCTCTGA